In Aspergillus luchuensis IFO 4308 DNA, chromosome 1, nearly complete sequence, the following are encoded in one genomic region:
- the DPB2 gene encoding DNA polymerase epsilon noncatalytic subunit (COG:L;~EggNog:ENOG410PFPN;~InterPro:IPR007185,IPR016266;~PFAM:PF04042;~go_component: GO:0008622 - epsilon DNA polymerase complex [Evidence IEA];~go_function: GO:0003677 - DNA binding [Evidence IEA];~go_process: GO:0006260 - DNA replication [Evidence IEA];~go_process: GO:0006261 - DNA-dependent DNA replication [Evidence IEA]), translating into MDSDPVPSSSPGFGTPAYPFRKNRPNALPTRTSVLPILLPPSTLRPVAFRTFTRKHNLTISSSALQTLATFVGKNCGSAWREEGLAERVLDEVAKAWKKAGGGVIVDEGKGASLKAILQALESNMSGGRVVSGKHATSDEVPSRTTSPGQGTRRSRADPPLYAAAGLEGEGPTETSDVPSHPRHWVKVIEAFDIPRLTYNADKKYFEVARSRPTLFPPSSHRTNLFRDRYNVIHQRLLRHESFQSPSGPSRILRQPSSSLAVTQGYKLTPIANLLGRNGTSHLILGLLSTSPTGDLTLSDLTGSISLDLRHARMVPEDGAWLAPGMFVLVDGIYEEEENVRGSTLGGNSGVGGAIGGVFVGVSICGPPCERRETSLGMNNQQSGREVSSSGGLGWIDFLGVGSERARGPRMRQIETNYLRDVAKSERRLRVVALGEVNLDNMRTLDALRKVFSVYHHLPSEERPSIFVLTGNFVQKAIINSSGQAGSIEYKEHFDALSLILSEFPSLLQHSTFIFVPGDNDPWPSAFSAGAASPVPRHSIPELFTTRVKRAFATANSQSDSSQSSGPPGEAIWTSNPSRLTLFGPVHDIAIFRDDISNRLRRNAVNLSHGADTAMAEDAHASPGEPTDHLEPHSQSPQTGTDSNPTPSTTLFARRLVKSILDQGTLSPFPLSLRPVLWDYVSSLQLYPLPTAIILADPEAAPFCITYEGCHVMNPGRLVPEGELSFVRWIEYDAVKNRGRIQQERL; encoded by the coding sequence ATGGACTCGGACCCCGTACCTTCATCGTCACCCGGATTTGGAACTCCCGCCTATCCATTCCGAAAGAACAGACCCAATGCGCTGCCTACGAGGACATCGGTCCTTCCCATACTGCTCCCTCCTTCGACTCTGCGGCCTGTGGCCTTCCGTACCTTCACGCGCAAGCATAACCTAACGATATCCTCTTCTGCGCTTCAAACACTAGCCACCTTCGTGGGGAAGAATTGTGGCTCGGCATGGCGCGAAGAAGGTCTCGCAGAAAGAGTACTTGATGAAGTGGCCAAAGCCTGGAAGAAAGCTGGCGGTGGTGTCATTGTCGATGAGGGTAAGGGCGCCTCACTGAAAGCCATCCTCCAGGCTTTAGAGAGCAATATGAGTGGGGGAAGGGTAGTCTCTGGGAAGCACGCCACGTCAGATGAGGTCCCATCAAGAACGACAAGCCCCGGCCAAGGAACCAGACGCTCTAGGGCCGATCCGCCATTGTATGCAGCGGCAGggctggaaggagaaggtccaACAGAAACTTCCGATGTCCCCTCACACCCGAGACATTGGGTTAAAGTTATCGAGGCGTTTGATATACCGCGATTGACTTATAATGCGGATAAGAAATACTTCGAAGTCGCAAGATCAAGGCCTACCCTATTCCCCCCATCCTCTCACAGAACGAATTTGTTCAGAGATCGTTACAATGTCATCCATCAACGTCTACTTCGGCATGAGTCATTCCAATCACCGTCCGGTCCCTCGCGTATCTTGCGccaaccatcatcttctttagCGGTTACCCAAGGCTACAAGCTCACACCAATCGCGAATTTACTCGGGAGAAATGGCACATCACACCTTATTCTAGGTTTACTCTCAACGTCCCCAACGGGCGACTTAACACTGAGCGATTTGACGGGGAGTATTTCCTTGGATCTTAGACACGCGCGGATGGTGCCTGAAGATGGAGCTTGGCTCGCTCCAGGGATGTTTGTCCTCGTTGATGGGATctatgaagaagaggaaaatgtCAGGGGGTCCACTCTAGGCGGCAATTCCGGGGTTGGGGGTGCCATTGGAGGAGTTTTCGTGGGCGTTTCCATATGCGGTCCTCCCTGTGAGCGGCGGGAGACATCTCTTGGGATGAACAACCAACAAAGTGGCAGGGAGGTCAGTTCTAGtggaggacttggatggATTGACTTTCTGGGAGTCGGAAGTGAACGTGCACGTGGCCCGCGAATGAGGCAGATTGAAACCAACTACCTGCGGGATGTAGCTAAAAGCGAGCGCCGGTTAAGGGTGGTTGCTTTGGGGGAGGTCAATCTGGATAACATGCGGACCCTGGACGCGTTGCGGAAGGTCTTCAGCGTCTATCACCATTTGCCTTCGGAGGAGCGGCCAAGCATATTTGTCCTAACGGGGAATTTCGTGCAGAAAGCGATTATAAACAGCAGTGGCCAGGCGGGCAGCATTGAGTATAAAGAACATTTTGATGCTCTCTCCTTGATACTGTCGGAGTTTCCTTCATTGTTGCAGCACTCGACATTCATATTTGTTCCGGGCGACAATGATCCATGGCCGTCGGCTTTCTCAGCTGGCGCCGCTTCCCCAGTCCCCCGCCATTCGATTCCAGAGTTATTTACTACCAGGGTGAAACGTGCATTTGCTACTGCCAACTCGCAGTCGGACTCCTCACAGTCATCTGGGCCTCCTGGGGAGGCAATATGGACTTCAAATCCTTCCCGCCTTACCCTATTTGGACCTGTCCATGATATTGCGATATTTAGAGACGATATCTCTAACAGATTAAGACGAAACGCTGTAAACCTCTCCCACGGCGCCGATACCGCGATGGCTGAAGACGCGCACGCATCTCCTGGGGAGCCTACCGACCATCTCGAACCTCACAGCCAGAGCCCACAGACAGGCACTGATTCTAATCCAACCCCGAGTACAACTCTTTTCGCTCGAAGGCTTGTGAAATCGATTCTAGACCAGGGCACTTTGTCGCCTTTCCCGCTTTCTTTGCGGCCCGTTTTGTGGGATTACGTCTCTTCCTTACAGTTGTATCCGCTTCCAACTGCAATCATTCTTGCAGATCCAGAGGCCGCACCGTTTTGTATAACGTATGAGGGCTGCCATGTGATGAATCCTGGCCGGCTTGTTCCGGAGGGCGAACTATCGTTTGTCCGGTGGATTGAGTATGATGCCGTCAAGAATCGAGGCAGGATACAACAGGAACGCCTGTAG
- a CDS encoding SHNi-TPR domain-containing protein (COG:B,D;~EggNog:ENOG410PHY4;~InterPro:IPR011990,IPR019544;~PFAM:PF10516;~go_function: GO:0005515 - protein binding [Evidence IEA]) — protein MEPSTSPKDDSTKTRTALDDLIKQAAAKDAIKDYNAAAELYSEATELQAELNGELALENADLLFAYGKALYNVAVSKSDVLGSKVAGESQPSSASVERPSAAATGTTAGIVEKAVAQGPPEKSAGAQKSNTGDVPAKPYFQFTGDENFDDSDSEDEADGEEAAADDEDDFANAFEVLDLARVLYHKKMTTLEEGIGKGKSADLPPDLRHVKERLADTYDLQAEISLEAERFLDAVTDLRTSLDLRQSLFPIEDPSVAECHYKLSLALEFGSVKNENDSSQEDSTLKGPVDEEMREEAAAQMEKAIESCRLRMDQEQKKLVADTSLDEDKVTAMKRRIANVKDIIADMEQRLVDLRRPPVSAIEKSDADNTVLKGILGQIMGHSPSEQKAHLDAVTKEANDLSAFIKRKPASKKPPQNSETVPKRSAPEEGAGGDTKRARAGDNLE, from the exons ATGGAACCAAGTACATCCCCGAAAGACGATAGTACAAAGACTCGAACAGCTTTGGACGACCTTATCAAGCAAGCTGCCGCCAAAGATGCCATCAAGGATTACAACGCCGCTGCAGAGCTATATTCTGAGGCCACGGAACTTCAAGCAGAGCTCAACGGAGAACTAGCGCTGGAAAATGCAGATTTACTATTCGCCTACGGAAAAGCCCTGTATAATGTTGCCGTCAGCAAGAGCGATGTGCTTGGGTCCAAGGTAGCTGGAGAATCACAGCCGAGCAGCGCATCTGTCGAGAGGCCATCCGCTGCGGCAACAGGCACAACCGCAGGTATCGTTGAGAAAGCTGTCGCCCAGGGCCCACCTGAGAAGTCCGCGGGAGCCCAGAAGTCAAATACTGGTGATGTTCCAGCTAAGCCATACTTCCAATTCACTGGTGATGAGAACTTTGACGACTCGGATTCGGAAGACGAGGCCGACGGTGAGGAAGCTGCGGccgatgacgaagacgactTTGCCAATGCCTTCGAAGTTCTTGACCTGGCGCGCGTGCTATACCACAAAAAGATGACTACGTTAGAGGAGGGAATTGGCAAAGGGAAATCCGCAGATTTGCCTCCAGATCTCAGACACGTCAAAGAACGTCTCGCGGATACGTACGATTTACAAGCGGAGATCTCACTGGAGGCAGAAAGGTTTTTAGATGCGGTGACGGACTTGAGGACGTCTCTGGATTTAAGACAGTCTCTGTTTCCGATTGAAGATCCTTCTGTTGCAGAATGTCACTACAAGCTTTCTCTTGCCCTAGAATTTGGCTCCGTCAAAAATGAGAATGACAGCTCCCAAGAGGACAGTACCCTCAAAGGGCCGGTCGACGAGGAAATGAGGGAAGAGGCCGCAGCTCAAATGGAAAAGGCTATTGAAAGCTGCCGTCTGAGGATGGATCAAGAACAGAAGAAGTTGGTCGCCGATACTTCATTGGATGAGGACAAGGTGACCGctatgaagagaagaatagcaAATGTCAAAGACATTATAGCAGACATGGAGCAAAGG CTCGTCGATCTTCGACGCCCGCCAGTATCTGCTATTGAGAAAAGCGATGCAGATAACACAGTGCTGAAGGGTATTTTGGGTCAAATCATGGGGCATTCCCCTTCGGAGCAAAAGGCTCATCTCGATGCTGTCACAAAAGAAGCAAATGACCTTTCTGCGTTTATCAAAAGAAAACCTGCGAGCAAGAAGCCACCCCAGAACAGTGAGACTGTACCAAAACGATCGGCTCCGGAAGAGGGCGCGGGAGGCGATACAAAGAGAGCACGAGCAGGCGATAACCTTGAATGA
- a CDS encoding yippee/mis18 family protein (COG:S;~EggNog:ENOG410PPSW;~InterPro:IPR034751,IPR004910,IPR039058;~PFAM:PF03226), which yields MFPKFLLQPSFFRTKQRSVRSRVPSSEEGSGQFLKPSDAGYLEGHVSCIRCSHCAADICLTSQIISKGFTGRYGRAYLVSGEPALARGPSPTDTLLNTMIQQPVPRRLVTGAHTVGDINCSICGNVLGWKYIAAEEESQRYKVGKFILETERVMTSSFWESPAFVETALLPAYTSSTEVGHDQPSNSIEFDSQNEDECEDLFSGIWSPGLAVRRRNRKLPERRSSLFGITAL from the coding sequence ATGTTTCCTAAATTCTTGCTCCAGCCATCTTTCTTCCGAACCAAACAGCGAAGCGTGAGGTCCAGAGTGCCATCTTCGGAAGAAGGATCCGGACAATTTCTGAAGCCAAGTGACGCCGGTTATCTGGAGGGCCATGTTTCATGCATCCGCTGTTCACACTGTGCAGCAGATATATGCCTGACGTCGCAGATAATCAGCAAAGGATTCACCGGTCGCTATGGCCGTGCCTATCTTGTGTCCGGCGAGCCTGCGCTCGCTAGAGGACCTTCACCAACCGATACACTTCTAAATACGATGATACAGCAGCCCGTGCCGCGGAGACTGGTCACTGGTGCGCACACAGTAGGCGACATCAACTGTTCCATTTGCGGAAATGTGCTCGGCTGGAAATATATagctgctgaagaagagTCGCAACGTTACAAGGTCGGCAAGTTCATTTTGGAGACCGAAAGGGTTATGACATCTTCTTTTTGGGAATCGCCCGCCTTTGTTGAAACAGCATTACTCCCGGCGTATACCAGCTCTACCGAGGTTGGACATGACCAACCTTCGAACAGTATAGAATTTGATAGCCAGAACGAAGATGAATGCGAGGACTTATTCTCTGGAATCTGGTCCCCTGGGTTGGCTGTACGCCGAAGAAATCGCAAACTGCCCGAACGCCGGTCTTCTCTATTCGGAATCACAGCTCTATGA
- a CDS encoding cleavage polyadenylation factor subunit MPE1 (BUSCO:EOG0926357F;~COG:A;~EggNog:ENOG410PI16;~InterPro:IPR025829,IPR014891,IPR001878,IPR036875, IPR033489,IPR013083;~PFAM:PF13696,PF08783;~go_function: GO:0003676 - nucleic acid binding [Evidence IEA];~go_function: GO:0008270 - zinc ion binding [Evidence IEA];~go_function: GO:0061630 - ubiquitin protein ligase activity [Evidence IEA];~go_process: GO:0006397 - mRNA processing [Evidence IEA];~go_process: GO:0016567 - protein ubiquitination [Evidence IEA]): protein MSSSVHFKFKSQKEPSRVTFDGTGISVFELKREIINQSRLGDGTDFELSIYNEDTKEEYDDDTSIIPRSTSVIARRLPASRPGKGGAARYVSGKMPVNARSAPRNEQFPLTRASPNTSNGVLELNNAQTEEEKINALFNLQANQWKEQQQEMANATPVPFGRGRGRPVNVPDHPPPPGYLCYRCREKGHWIQACPTNNDPKFDGKYRVKRSTGIPRSLQTKVEKPESLTLDGSNEDPRNTGVMVNADGDFVIAKPDKAAWELYQEKAKASAAAAAEAAAAEYSKELQARGLECPIDKRMFLEPTRTPCCQRTYCNDCITNALIESDFVCPGCGTEGVLLDNLTVDDEAISKIKEYEAEKADSKREKDKQQANDNGPGIDKSAMQGKGPVANTESSPPVPPSQPASNKRPAEDEPSRTATGGSSPSSLSKKLKTNDKADSQNTQATGPVASFPAFPFGQQMPFGNFGFMPNQGMPTIPMSDPMNSMGVPSSGGFPPNMDQSWNPMNAMNFSPAPGIYGDNVNNYATPNLYNGVGEPSMNMFHMPQMMGLQPNPGLAQGPGIGRFSNQQRTTFSTPFAREEDTAYFRQPVNPQRHQARHRRIRPSDYREL, encoded by the exons ATGTCATCCTCTGTTCACTTCAAGTTCAAGTCTCAAAAGGAGCCTTCAAGGGTGACTTTTGATGGCACCGGTATCTCTGTCTTCGAATTGAAAAGAGAAATTATCAATCAGAGTAGACTGGGTGACGGGACTGACTTTGAGCTTTCTATCTACAATGAAGATACTAAAGAAG AATACGACGATGACACCAGCATAATACCGCGTTCTACGTCCGTCATCGCTCGGAGATTGCCTGCATCACGCCCAGGGAAGGGTGGTGCTGCTCGTTATGTTTCCGGGAAAATGCCAGTCAATGCGCGCAGTGCCCCCCGTAATGAACAATTTCCCTTGACTCGAGCATCTCCCAATACTAGCAACGGTGTTCTAGAGCTCAACAATGCCCagacggaggaagagaagatcaatGCACTGTTTAATCTGCAAGCAAATCAATGGaaagaacagcagcaggaaatGGCAAA CGCTACCCCTGTTCCATTTGGCCGTGGAAGGGGCAGACCTGTGAATGTTCCTGatcacccccctccccccggcTACTTATGTTACCGCTGTCGTGAGAAAG GACACTGGATCCAAGCTTGCCCCACAAATAATGACCCCAAATTTGATGGGAAGTATAGAGTAAAACGATCAACCGGTATACCCCGTTCATTACAAACCAAGGTCGAAAAGCCGGAATCCCTCACCCTGGACGGCTCAAACGAGGATCCGAGGAACACAGGTGTCATGGTTAATGCCGACGGCGATTTCGTCATAGCGAAGCCTGACAAGGCAGCCTGGGAATTATACCAGGAGAAAGCCAAAGCCtccgcagcagccgcagcagaagcagcagcagcagagtaCAGCAAAGAACTGCAAGCACGTGGTTTAGAGTGTCCGATTGACAAGCGAATGTTTTTAGAGCCCACTAGAACTCCGTGCTGTCAAAGGACATACTGCAATGATTGTATTACCAATGCATTAATCGAAAGCGATTTTGTATGCCCTGGCTGTGGAACGGAGGGAGTATTACTCGATAATCTtactgttgatgatgaggctaTCAGCAAGATCAAAGAGTACGAAGCTGAAAAAGCGGATtcgaagagagagaaggacaAGCAACAGGCAAATGACAATGGTCCCGGTATTGACAAATCAGCCATGCAAGGCAAAGGGCCTGTTGCAAATACGGAGTCTTCCCCCCCAGTTCCGCCTAGTCAACCAGCTTCGAACAAAAGACCTGCTGAAGATGAACCTTCCCGTACTGCCACTGGTGGATCAAGTCCTAGTTCGTTATCCAAAAAGCTGAAGACAAACGACAAGGCCGATTCACAAAATACACAGGCTACTGGGCCTGTGGCCAGTTTTCCAGCTTTCCCTTTCGGCCAGCAGATGCCATTCGGGAATTTTGGATTCATGCCGAACCAGGGGATGCCTACGATACCAATGTCTGATCCTATGAACTCTATGGGTGTTCCTTCGTCTGGTGGTTTCCCACCTAACATGGATCAATCGTGGAATCCCATGAATGCTATGAATTTTAGCCCTGCCCCAGGAATCTATGGCGACAATGTGAACAATTATGCCACACCGAACCTTTACAACGGCGTCGGAGAGCCATCTATGAACATGTTCCACATGCCTCAAATGATGGGACTTCAACCGAATCCTGGTCTTGCGCAAGGTCCCGGAATAGGTCGATTTTCAAACCAGCAGAGAACAACGTTCAGTACGCCATTTGCCAGGGAAGAAGATACGGCTTATTTTCGGCAACCTGTTAATCCACAACGGCACCAAGCGAGACACAGGAGGATACGACCAAGTGACTATCGAGAGCTCTGA
- the DCD1 gene encoding deoxycytidine monophosphate deaminase (COG:F;~EggNog:ENOG410PGCY;~InterPro:IPR002125,IPR035105,IPR027417,IPR016193, IPR016192,IPR015517;~PFAM:PF14437,PF00383;~go_function: GO:0003824 - catalytic activity [Evidence IEA];~go_function: GO:0008270 - zinc ion binding [Evidence IEA];~go_function: GO:0016787 - hydrolase activity [Evidence IEA]), with the protein MLLGLCGAICSGKHAVADYLIQKEGFRLLKLKDVSSLRVTDEADGDRQLQAVEFAEDESSPPPHLIFEDSKALLDFVTKRWQEHWVTTDIWDVTILDRFFQRPFFLLVSVDAPVSLRWKRFVDRCRDRLVEPPPLEKFVLWNDRHLYDKNVGRAYLTDRAQVRLFNSSSSFDELHAALKALNLADEERLRPNWDQYFMELASLAAQRSNCMKRRVGCVLVRDRRVISTGYNGTPRHIRNCNEGGCPRCNRGEGGGVGLSTCLCLHAEENALLEAGRERIREGAILYCDTCPCLTCTVKITQVGITEVVYSQGYNMDNDSAAILKAAGVKLRQFSPPRKGLIYLESSGGTN; encoded by the exons ATGTTGTTAGGCTTATGCGGAG CCATATGTTCTGGGAAGCATGCTGTCGCAGATTATCTGATACAGAAGGAGGGCTTTCGACTTCTCAAATTGAAAGATGTTAGCTCCCTTCGAGTAACTGATGAAGCCGACGGCGATCGCCAATTACAGGCAGTGGAGTTTGCAGAGGATGAAAGTAGTCCGCCACCGCACCTTATATTTGAGGACTCTAAAGCCCTCTTAGACTTCGTAACCAAACGATGGCAAGAACATTGGGTTACAACAGACATCTGGGATGTCACTATTTTAGACCGTTTCTTTCAAcgccccttcttccttctagTTAGCGTTGATGCGCCGGTAAGCTTGAGATGGAAGCGATTTGTGGACAG ATGCCGGGATAGACTGGTCGAACCACCGCCTTTGGAGAAATTTGTATTATGGAATGACAGACATCTCTACGACAAAAATGTTGGACGCGCATACCTCACTGATCGGGCACAAGTACGGCTGTtcaattcctcttcttcatttgaTGAACTGCATGCGGCTCTCAAAGCCCTCAATCTTGCCGACGAGGAGCGGTTACGGCCTAATTGGGATCAGTATTTCATGGAGCTGGCATCTTTAGCCGCTCAGCGAAGTAACTGCATGAAGCGAAGGGTGGGCTGCGTGCTTGTCCGTGATCGTCGTGTCATAAGCACAGGGTATAATGGAACCCCCAGGCACATTAGAAATTGCAATGAGGGCGGCT GTCCAAGGTGCAACCgtggtgagggtggaggtGTGGGTTTATCAACATGCCTCTGCCTCCATGCCGAAGAGAATGCGTTGCTGGAGGCCGGAAGAGAGCGCATACGAGAGGGCGCAATACTCTATTGTGACAC GTGCCCTTGCTTGACATGTACCGTCAAAATTACACAAGTCGGGATAACAGAAGTCGTATACTCGCAAGGGTATAATATGGATAACGAT AGCGCTGCTATTCTAAAAGCGGCCGGGGTAAAACTTAGGCAATTCTCTCCG CCTCGAAAGGGGCTCATTTATCTTGAGAGCTCTGGGGGTACTAACTAG
- the HIS7 gene encoding imidazoleglycerol-phosphate synthase (BUSCO:EOG09261NLY;~COG:E;~EggNog:ENOG410PFI1;~InterPro:IPR011060,IPR004651,IPR029062,IPR006062, IPR017926,IPR014640,IPR010139,IPR013785;~MEROPS:MER0065588;~PFAM:PF01174,PF00117,PF00977;~go_function: GO:0000107 - imidazoleglycerol-phosphate synthase activity [Evidence IEA];~go_function: GO:0003824 - catalytic activity [Evidence IEA];~go_function: GO:0016763 - transferase activity, transferring pentosyl groups [Evidence IEA];~go_function: GO:0016833 - oxo-acid-lyase activity [Evidence IEA];~go_process: GO:0000105 - histidine biosynthetic process [Evidence IEA]) translates to MPTVHLLDYVAGNVRSLVNAINKVGYEVEWIKSPSDVKNAEKLILPGVGHFGHCLSQLSEGGFLDPIRQHIASGKPFMGICVGLQSLFEGSEEDSDVPGLGLIPMRMQKFNPDTKSVPHIGWNSAIDTKLESAENRSFYGLSPNSKYYYVHSYAALYTPGLLEKDGWSVATATYGEEEFIGAIARENIFATQFHPEKSGQAGLRTISAFLNGDRFQTLTPQASLSLDKKDGLTRRIIACLDVRTNDSGDLVVTKGDQYDVREKDGVDTGGQVRNLGKPVDMAKKYYEQGADEVTFLNITSFRNCPVADAPMLEILRRTSETVFVPLTIGGGIKDTIDTDGTHVSALDVATMYFKSGADKVSIGSDAVIAAEEYYEGGEKLTGKTAIESISKAYGNQAVVVSVDPKRVYVDSPEDTNHHTIRTKYPNAAGQAFCWYQCTIKGGRESRDLDVRQLAKAVEAMGAGELLLNCIDKDGSNSGFDLELINDVKAAIKIPVIASSGAGKPEHFAEVFQNTTTDAALGAGMFHRGEYTVSDVKRHLDNGGFLVRRPEVGN, encoded by the exons ATGCCTACAGTACATCTGCTCGATTACGTCGCCGGAAATGTCCGCTCCCTGGTCAATGCGATCAACAAAGTCGGCTACGAGGTGGAATGGATTAAGTCTCCAAGTGATGTGAAGAATGCGGAG AAACTCATCCTACCAGGTGTCGGTCATTTCGGCCATTGCTTATCTCAACTATCAGAGGGAGGCTTCTTGGATCCTATCAGGCAACACATAGCTTCTGGAAAGCCATTCATGGGGATTTGCGTTGGTCTGCAATCACTCTTTGAAGGGTCTGAGGAGGACTCCGATGTTCCGGGGCTGGGATTGATTCCGATGCGGATGCAGAAATTCAATCCCGACACTAAGAGTGTACCACACATAGGCTGGAACTCTGCTATAGACACCAAGCTTGAGTCTGCGGAGAATCGGAGCTTCTACGGATTAAGCCCAAACAGCAAATACTACTATGTCCACTCTTACGCAGCTCTTTACACCCCAGGGCTCCTTGAGAAGGACGGCTGGTCAGTCGCCACAGCTACTTACGGCGAAGAAGAGTTTATCGGTGCTATTGCGCGGGAGAATATTTTCGCGACTCAATTTCACCCGGAGAAAAGTGGCCAGGCTGGATTACGGACTATTAGCGCCTTCCTGAATGGTGATCGCTTCCAAACGCTTACCCCGCAAGCGTCGCTCTCCTTGGACAAGAAAGATGGGCTGACACGTAGAATCATTGCCTGTCTTGATGTGCGCACCAATGATTCTGGTGACCTCGTCGTCACGAAAGGAGATCAGTATGATGTCCGTGAaaaggatggggtggataCAGGAGGCCAAGTCAGAAACTTGGGGAAGCCCGTGGACATGGCCAAGAAGTACTACGAGCAAGGAGCTGATGAGGTCACGTTCTTAAACATCACTTCCTTCAGGAATTGTCCTGTTGCAGATGCTCCCATGCTGGAAATTCTCAGGAGGACTTCAGAAACTGTTTTCGTGCCGCTGACTATCGGGGGCGGTATCAAGGACACTATTGATACAGATGGCACTCACGTCTCAGCTCTTGATGTTGCGACGATGTATTTCAAATCCGGTGCTGATAAAGTCAGCATTGGTTCGGATGCCGTTATCGCAGCAGAGGAATATTATGAAGGAGGCGAAAAGCTGACAGGCAAGACGGCTATAGAATCTATATCCAAAGCATATGGTAACCAGGCTGTGGTCGTGAGTGTGGATCCTAAACGTGTCTATGTGGACAGCCCAGAAGATACCAACCATCATACAATCCGGACAAAGTACCCAAATGCCGCCGGTCAGGCATTTTGTTGGTACCAGTGTACCATTAAAGGTGGTAGAGAGTCGCGAGACCTCGACGTCCGACAACTAGCGAAGGCGGTCGAAGCAATGGGTGCCGGTGAACTTCTGCTTAATTGCATCGACAAGGACGGAAGCAACAGCGGATTTGATCTGGAATTGATCAATGACGTGAAAGCCGCTATTAAGATACCAGTAATCGCCTCCAGTGGTGCTGGAAAACCCGAACATTTTGCAGAAGTCTTCCAAAACACTACGACTGATGCTGCCCTAGGCGCTGGcatg TTCCACCGAGGTGAATATACTGTCAGCGATGTCAAACGTCACTTGGACAATGGAGGATTCCTTGTCCGCAGGCCTGAAGTGGGCAATTAG